A stretch of the Bdellovibrio sp. 22V genome encodes the following:
- a CDS encoding penicillin acylase family protein, with protein MRNSLAPLDGTLALRGLSAPVTVTRDTYGIPHLKAQNKLDALRALGFVMASERLFQMELSRRMVRGELSEVFGNLALKSDKLYRSLMLEKSVERMLAYEKEQGRFDEKMWTEMEAYFDGVNQYIESQPRPFELQLVGIKPKPFTPMDAYIMTGHMAYSFGIALKADPVMTKLAGQLSEEAFQALRNDPLKSPLKIASLSIPPFEFSTEGLFAPVFDGSNAWLVSPKRSQSGKSIFANDPHIGYSHPAVWMEAHIQTPEFELYGHYLPLVPFAILGHSRQLAWGFTMSLADDMDLYREILDKEKKTALFKNSPTPYQEWKEVIKVKNEGDVVLNVIETSHGPLMDEVLEEKNLALKWAFHRRENNPMKALRAMGAAKNIKEFEAALQYGTAPGLNVMYADAENIAWWMFGDVAIKKNPNSDLILNGASGEDEYERTLAWQEKPHLVNPPSGIIVTANSRPVGLSDTVRGDWQSDDRFQTISKALNEKDQWSAEDFKFLQTENYNAQTKVLLEKLFDKLHLDKKDEEKYSERIAKLKNWNLRSETHSTEASFYHQWHNENILLMLNDWDEETKRAYLNTPYAWVFYERALLNENSAVWKKRSMENIVTEGFKATLKKFRHNPEWGEIHTVEYTHPLGRSFPLNKIFNLGPYPMSGAYNEINNNKMRALGGDFKVVAGPSTRRIVDFANPQKSWGINPIGISGHLLSPFYDNQVQMFLHGKYREQLMDESDIQNAKSHELILQ; from the coding sequence ATGAGAAACTCACTGGCTCCGCTGGATGGGACGCTGGCTTTGCGAGGTCTTTCCGCGCCGGTCACGGTCACTCGCGACACTTACGGAATTCCGCATCTTAAAGCGCAAAACAAACTCGACGCTCTTCGTGCACTGGGTTTTGTCATGGCCAGCGAAAGACTTTTTCAGATGGAGCTTTCTCGCCGCATGGTCCGAGGAGAGCTCAGCGAGGTCTTCGGAAACCTTGCTCTAAAAAGCGATAAACTTTATCGCAGCTTGATGCTCGAAAAATCTGTCGAGCGGATGCTGGCTTACGAAAAAGAACAAGGCCGCTTTGATGAAAAAATGTGGACCGAGATGGAAGCTTATTTCGATGGCGTCAATCAATACATCGAATCGCAGCCGCGCCCTTTTGAGTTGCAACTTGTCGGAATAAAACCAAAACCATTCACGCCCATGGATGCTTACATTATGACCGGTCACATGGCGTACAGTTTCGGAATCGCTTTGAAAGCGGACCCCGTTATGACAAAACTGGCGGGACAGCTTTCCGAGGAAGCATTTCAAGCTTTGCGCAACGATCCTTTAAAAAGCCCTCTCAAAATCGCGAGCTTAAGTATTCCGCCTTTTGAATTTTCTACGGAAGGCTTATTCGCGCCGGTTTTTGACGGCAGTAACGCTTGGCTGGTAAGCCCGAAAAGATCGCAGTCGGGAAAAAGTATCTTTGCCAACGATCCGCATATTGGCTACTCGCACCCGGCTGTGTGGATGGAGGCACACATTCAAACTCCAGAGTTTGAACTTTACGGCCATTATCTCCCGCTTGTGCCTTTCGCAATCCTTGGCCACAGTCGCCAGCTTGCTTGGGGCTTTACGATGTCTTTAGCGGACGACATGGATTTGTACCGCGAAATCTTGGACAAGGAAAAGAAGACGGCACTTTTTAAAAACTCGCCAACGCCGTATCAAGAGTGGAAAGAAGTCATCAAAGTTAAAAATGAAGGCGACGTCGTCCTGAATGTTATCGAGACGTCACACGGGCCTTTGATGGATGAAGTTCTTGAAGAAAAAAATCTTGCTCTTAAGTGGGCCTTTCATCGCCGCGAAAATAATCCGATGAAAGCCCTTCGCGCGATGGGTGCAGCCAAGAACATCAAAGAGTTTGAAGCTGCTCTTCAATACGGAACCGCGCCGGGCCTGAACGTCATGTATGCAGATGCTGAAAACATCGCGTGGTGGATGTTCGGAGACGTCGCGATTAAGAAAAACCCGAACTCCGATTTAATATTGAACGGTGCTTCCGGAGAGGATGAATACGAGCGAACTCTTGCCTGGCAGGAAAAGCCGCATCTTGTGAATCCTCCAAGTGGTATCATTGTCACGGCAAACTCCCGTCCGGTGGGTTTGTCAGACACGGTCCGCGGAGACTGGCAATCCGATGACCGCTTTCAAACAATCAGCAAAGCTCTGAACGAAAAAGATCAGTGGAGTGCTGAAGATTTTAAATTCCTCCAAACTGAGAACTACAATGCGCAAACAAAGGTTCTTCTGGAAAAACTTTTTGATAAACTTCATTTAGACAAAAAGGATGAAGAAAAATACAGCGAAAGAATTGCAAAGCTCAAAAACTGGAACCTTCGTTCGGAAACACATTCAACAGAAGCGAGCTTCTATCATCAGTGGCACAACGAAAACATCCTCCTTATGCTAAACGACTGGGATGAAGAAACGAAAAGAGCTTACCTGAACACACCTTACGCTTGGGTGTTTTACGAAAGAGCTTTATTAAACGAAAACTCCGCGGTCTGGAAGAAGCGCTCTATGGAAAACATTGTGACTGAAGGATTTAAAGCGACCCTTAAAAAATTCCGTCACAATCCCGAGTGGGGCGAAATTCACACCGTAGAGTACACGCATCCCTTGGGGCGCAGTTTCCCGCTCAATAAAATATTCAACTTAGGTCCCTATCCTATGAGCGGCGCCTACAACGAAATAAACAACAATAAAATGCGCGCGCTGGGCGGAGATTTCAAAGTCGTTGCAGGTCCCTCTACCCGCAGAATCGTCGACTTTGCGAATCCTCAAAAAAGCTGGGGCATAAATCCGATTGGAATTTCGGGTCACCTTTTGTCACCCTTCTATGACAACCAAGTTCAGATGTTCCTTCATGGAAAATACCGAGAGCAATTGATGGACGAAAGCGACATCCAGAATGCGAAATCACACGAGCTGATTTTACAATAA
- the cysS gene encoding cysteine--tRNA ligase, whose translation MSLKIYNSQSKQLEDFVPLTPGQVKMYVCGPTVYNFLHVGNFRGVVFFNLVRNWLESKGLKVSYALNFTDVDDKIINRAHELGMTPHDLSEKYIAEYKKDFASLGLRPHDFNPKVTESMDDITSMVQTLVDKKKAYETHGDVMYSIESFDGYGKLSGRNPEELQAGARVDVDEKKRNPGDFALWKAAKPGEISWPSPWGPGRPGWHIECSAMIKKIFGDQIDIHGGGMDLIFPHHENEIAQSEGCTGKHFVKYWMHNNMLNFGGQKMSKSLGNIVTMREFLEENNSEIYKWMVLSVHYRTMSDFSDAAVERAVSGLARVYSALSLAEDYLSEEVSAADASFEKVTTEAWTKIEKALDDDFGTPDAFATVFEVVRQFNNQVRRGMKSNPAVQGKALAFQKFVKKFGALMSLFQEPAHEFLVKLDDMLLKKMNVERAAVNALVAERSQARDAKDFAKSDELRAKLTGMGISVSDTPTGSFWEVTK comes from the coding sequence ATGTCTTTGAAGATTTACAACTCCCAGTCGAAACAGCTTGAAGACTTTGTACCGCTAACCCCGGGCCAAGTGAAAATGTATGTGTGCGGTCCAACGGTTTACAACTTCCTGCATGTCGGAAATTTCCGCGGGGTTGTGTTTTTCAATCTTGTGCGCAACTGGCTTGAATCTAAGGGGCTGAAAGTCTCTTATGCTCTGAATTTTACCGACGTGGATGATAAAATCATCAACCGTGCGCATGAGTTGGGGATGACTCCTCATGATCTTTCAGAGAAGTATATTGCCGAATACAAAAAAGATTTTGCTTCGTTGGGGCTTCGTCCTCACGATTTCAATCCCAAAGTCACTGAAAGCATGGATGATATTACGTCCATGGTGCAAACCTTGGTTGATAAGAAGAAGGCGTACGAAACTCACGGTGACGTGATGTACTCCATCGAATCGTTCGACGGCTATGGCAAACTTTCCGGCAGAAATCCGGAAGAGTTGCAGGCTGGTGCGCGCGTTGACGTTGACGAGAAAAAACGCAACCCAGGGGACTTCGCTCTTTGGAAAGCAGCGAAGCCGGGTGAAATTTCCTGGCCGTCTCCTTGGGGGCCGGGTCGTCCTGGCTGGCATATTGAGTGCTCGGCGATGATTAAAAAAATCTTCGGTGATCAGATTGATATTCACGGCGGGGGAATGGATTTGATTTTCCCGCATCATGAAAATGAGATCGCGCAAAGTGAAGGCTGCACCGGCAAACATTTTGTAAAATACTGGATGCACAACAATATGCTCAACTTCGGCGGTCAGAAGATGTCGAAGTCCTTGGGTAATATCGTGACGATGCGCGAGTTCTTGGAAGAGAACAATTCTGAAATTTATAAATGGATGGTCTTGTCCGTGCACTATCGAACAATGAGTGACTTTAGTGATGCGGCTGTCGAAAGAGCTGTTTCAGGATTGGCGCGTGTTTATTCTGCATTGTCTTTGGCGGAAGATTATCTTTCTGAAGAGGTCTCGGCTGCCGATGCGAGCTTTGAGAAAGTCACAACGGAAGCTTGGACAAAAATTGAAAAAGCCTTGGATGATGATTTCGGAACTCCCGATGCATTTGCGACAGTGTTCGAAGTGGTGCGCCAGTTCAACAACCAAGTTCGTCGCGGAATGAAATCAAACCCGGCCGTTCAAGGTAAAGCCTTGGCTTTCCAAAAGTTCGTAAAGAAATTCGGCGCTTTGATGAGCTTGTTCCAAGAGCCTGCGCATGAATTCTTAGTGAAACTTGACGACATGCTTTTGAAAAAAATGAATGTTGAAAGAGCCGCCGTGAACGCGCTAGTTGCCGAACGCTCACAAGCTCGTGATGCAAAAGACTTTGCAAAGTCCGACGAATTGCGTGCGAAGCTTACGGGCATGGGTATTTCCGTAAGCGATACGCCAACAGGAAGTTTCTGGGAAGTTACGAAGTAG
- a CDS encoding sensor histidine kinase gives MFLVAFFSALFTLVLCSILVVKVWPHRRSPLHRLLLINEAAYAIWMILVLAIFVIPEFETRVLLTRLRPVVVAFIPANWLILAWGVFFREQWERWRKWVFLLWIYPAVSFVVSLAAILGMPFAQNLVLYDFFEAKHFGFLTYKFGPVFRLFLLHSLMCLFSIYTIYILTVFRKRGPLRKYALLFAAGGLCHISSEIYFRYIVRDPLAMQVSSTFAWPMVLMFYMAITRLEFLDIKTLAQERVFADLPSPVITLSSRGELWDLNRAASRCLNLSPRDMGKPSQDIPIIAKITNSREIVEIEEKKYQLFHHEIRGSFDGKKASVYVLNDISRLLELNQELEESNLVLRGLNDEILRMTDFNRKVQAVLSHDMTGALSSVNILLHHTRDLAKETSQTDLAEKIATIQQANFGAIELLQNILAWTQDADHAVNQDVENCLDKAWRQLLPQALQKTIHLEKNISEKGITINTSSFVLESIFRNLLSNAVRYSASDSSIGVLITSRKEGVEILVADKGQGMSQETAKQILDPHSKRKMAGEGYGLGMRFTLGFIEKLNGCLSIDSVLGEGTTVKVFLPK, from the coding sequence TTGTTTCTTGTCGCCTTTTTCTCGGCGCTTTTCACCTTGGTGCTTTGTTCGATCTTAGTGGTGAAGGTGTGGCCCCATCGCAGGTCGCCTCTTCATCGTTTACTTCTTATAAATGAAGCCGCCTATGCCATCTGGATGATTCTGGTTTTGGCGATATTCGTGATTCCTGAATTTGAAACACGGGTTCTTTTGACAAGACTCAGGCCCGTCGTTGTCGCATTTATTCCGGCGAACTGGCTCATCTTAGCGTGGGGCGTTTTCTTTCGGGAGCAATGGGAGCGCTGGAGAAAATGGGTCTTCCTTCTGTGGATATATCCGGCGGTTTCCTTCGTTGTTTCTTTAGCGGCCATTCTCGGTATGCCTTTTGCGCAGAACTTAGTCCTTTACGATTTTTTTGAAGCAAAGCATTTCGGTTTTCTTACGTATAAGTTTGGACCTGTTTTTCGTTTGTTCCTACTGCACAGTTTGATGTGTCTTTTCTCTATCTACACTATCTATATTCTTACGGTTTTCAGAAAAAGGGGCCCGCTGCGAAAGTACGCTTTGCTTTTTGCGGCGGGAGGACTTTGTCATATATCGAGTGAAATCTATTTTCGCTACATCGTGCGTGATCCATTGGCGATGCAGGTCAGCTCGACTTTCGCGTGGCCTATGGTTTTGATGTTTTATATGGCGATTACGCGTTTGGAATTCCTGGATATTAAAACTTTAGCGCAAGAACGGGTCTTCGCCGATTTACCAAGCCCCGTAATAACACTCAGTTCGCGTGGGGAGCTCTGGGATTTAAATAGGGCCGCGAGCCGCTGCTTAAATCTGAGTCCCAGGGATATGGGAAAACCTTCGCAAGATATTCCAATTATCGCCAAGATCACAAACAGCCGCGAGATTGTGGAAATTGAAGAGAAAAAATATCAGCTGTTTCATCATGAAATTCGTGGAAGCTTTGATGGAAAGAAAGCTTCGGTTTATGTATTGAACGACATCAGCCGCCTTCTTGAACTGAATCAAGAGCTCGAAGAAAGCAATTTGGTCCTGCGCGGACTTAACGACGAAATTCTGCGGATGACTGATTTCAACCGTAAGGTGCAAGCCGTTCTTTCTCACGATATGACAGGAGCACTTTCTTCCGTGAATATCTTATTGCACCATACGCGTGACCTTGCCAAAGAGACCTCGCAAACAGATTTGGCAGAGAAAATCGCAACAATACAACAAGCGAATTTTGGAGCTATTGAATTGCTGCAGAATATTCTGGCCTGGACTCAGGATGCGGATCACGCCGTCAATCAGGATGTCGAAAACTGTCTGGATAAGGCTTGGCGGCAATTGCTGCCTCAAGCGTTGCAGAAAACGATTCACCTTGAAAAGAATATTTCCGAAAAAGGAATTACGATCAATACTTCGAGCTTTGTGCTTGAGTCTATTTTTAGAAATCTGCTTTCAAACGCTGTACGCTATAGCGCTTCTGACTCCAGTATTGGAGTTCTCATAACTTCGCGCAAGGAAGGAGTTGAGATACTCGTTGCCGACAAAGGGCAGGGCATGTCGCAAGAGACGGCGAAACAAATCTTGGATCCGCATTCGAAAAGAAAAATGGCCGGCGAAGGTTATGGTTTAGGAATGCGTTTTACGTTGGGTTTCATCGAAAAACTGAATGGGTGTTTGTCGATTGATTCCGTTTTGGGAGAAGGAACCACCGTAAAAGTGTTTTTGCCGAAGTAA
- the uvrB gene encoding excinuclease ABC subunit UvrB: protein MGSAFKKNFQLVSEFKPSGDQPKAIQQMLENFEAGLKHQTLLGVTGSGKTFSMAHTIAQLNQPALVLAPNKTLAAQLYAEFKELFPHNAVEYFVSYYDYYQPEAYIPSTDTYIEKDSAINEQIDRMRHSATRSLFDRRDVIIVSSVSCIYGLGSPEAYEGMMIQIVSNTEMKRDHLLRELIRIQYQRNNVDFSRGTVRVRGDNVEIFPPYEEERAVRVEFFGDFIERLSWIDPLTGQVLEELDQIGIYPGSHHVTSDDNLKRAIKSIQDELRDHLGKLNTEMKFLEAQRLEQRTYYDIEMMEQMGFCQGIENYSRHMTGRGPGEPPPTLLEYFPKDFVTFIDESHVTVPQIGGMYRGDRARKMTLVEHGFRLPSALDNRPLNFQEFETMMDKVVYVSATPGTYELQKSEGIIVEQIIRPTGLIDPVVEVRPVKHQVDDLLKEIRERIKRKERVLITTLTKRSAEDLTEYYENLGIKVKYLHSDIATVERTEIIRDLRLGVFDVLVGINLLREGLDIPEVSLVGITDADKEGFLRSERSLIQTIGRAARNVNGVVILYGDVITESMQKAIGETDRRRRIQQEYNAANGITPQSIRKRIKEGLGEVFDGSVGATPLQGENKTGAIVNKFAHQPDKLQTEIAKLRARMKELSANLEFEEAAKIRDEIKRLQIVELNLRSGEVESDSAEVLKDGLK, encoded by the coding sequence ATGGGCTCAGCTTTTAAAAAGAACTTTCAACTGGTGTCGGAGTTTAAACCTTCAGGGGATCAACCTAAAGCGATTCAACAGATGTTGGAGAACTTCGAGGCTGGATTAAAACATCAAACTCTGCTTGGCGTGACAGGATCGGGAAAGACCTTCTCGATGGCGCATACTATTGCGCAACTCAATCAACCGGCGCTGGTGTTGGCGCCGAATAAAACTTTGGCGGCACAACTCTATGCCGAATTCAAAGAACTTTTCCCCCACAACGCGGTTGAGTACTTTGTCAGTTACTACGATTACTATCAACCGGAAGCCTACATTCCGTCGACAGACACGTATATCGAAAAAGACTCTGCGATCAATGAGCAGATCGATCGTATGCGCCACTCGGCAACGCGCTCTTTGTTTGATCGCCGAGACGTGATCATTGTGAGTTCGGTTTCTTGTATTTACGGTTTAGGATCTCCGGAAGCCTATGAAGGCATGATGATTCAAATCGTCTCGAACACCGAGATGAAGCGCGATCATTTGCTGCGTGAGCTGATCCGTATTCAGTATCAACGAAACAACGTCGATTTCTCGCGCGGGACCGTGCGGGTTCGCGGCGATAATGTTGAAATCTTTCCTCCTTACGAAGAAGAACGCGCCGTTCGCGTCGAATTCTTCGGTGATTTCATCGAAAGACTTTCGTGGATTGATCCGTTGACAGGCCAGGTTTTGGAAGAACTTGATCAGATCGGCATTTATCCGGGAAGCCATCACGTCACCAGCGATGACAATCTGAAGCGCGCCATTAAATCCATTCAGGACGAGTTGCGTGATCACTTAGGTAAACTCAATACCGAAATGAAGTTTCTCGAAGCGCAACGTCTTGAGCAAAGAACCTATTACGACATCGAGATGATGGAGCAAATGGGTTTTTGTCAGGGAATTGAAAACTACTCCCGTCATATGACAGGCCGTGGGCCTGGCGAACCGCCACCGACGCTTTTGGAATACTTCCCCAAAGACTTCGTCACTTTTATCGACGAGTCGCACGTCACAGTTCCGCAAATCGGGGGCATGTATCGTGGCGACCGCGCAAGAAAAATGACTCTGGTCGAACACGGTTTCCGTTTACCTTCGGCCTTGGACAACCGTCCGCTGAACTTCCAAGAATTTGAAACGATGATGGACAAGGTCGTGTATGTATCGGCAACGCCAGGCACCTATGAACTGCAAAAGTCGGAAGGTATCATTGTCGAGCAGATCATCCGTCCAACGGGATTGATTGATCCTGTCGTTGAAGTGCGGCCCGTAAAACATCAAGTCGATGACTTGCTCAAAGAAATTCGTGAGCGTATCAAACGCAAAGAGCGCGTACTTATCACAACGTTGACCAAACGCTCGGCGGAGGATTTGACCGAGTACTACGAGAACCTTGGAATCAAAGTTAAATACCTGCACAGTGATATTGCGACGGTGGAACGAACGGAAATTATCCGTGACCTTCGTTTGGGTGTCTTTGACGTTCTTGTCGGGATCAACTTGCTTCGTGAAGGTCTGGATATTCCCGAGGTCAGCCTTGTCGGCATCACCGATGCGGATAAAGAAGGCTTCTTGCGCTCGGAGCGTTCGCTGATTCAAACGATCGGCCGTGCCGCAAGGAACGTCAACGGCGTCGTGATCCTTTACGGGGATGTCATCACCGAGAGTATGCAAAAAGCCATCGGAGAGACCGATCGTCGCCGTCGTATTCAACAAGAATACAATGCCGCAAACGGAATTACTCCGCAGTCGATTCGTAAAAGAATCAAAGAAGGTCTTGGCGAAGTCTTTGACGGGTCCGTCGGAGCGACTCCGCTGCAAGGTGAAAACAAAACCGGAGCGATCGTTAATAAGTTCGCGCATCAGCCGGATAAGTTGCAGACCGAAATCGCAAAACTGCGCGCGCGTATGAAAGAGCTTTCGGCGAATCTGGAATTTGAAGAAGCAGCGAAGATTCGTGACGAAATCAAACGTTTGCAGATTGTTGAATTGAATTTGCG